In one window of Schistosoma haematobium chromosome 5, whole genome shotgun sequence DNA:
- the WC2_15 gene encoding blue light receptor (EggNog:ENOG410IVGD~COG:K): MSSRKRSSYRRKASVLAGLEALNSFKVPKKQSNLSLLQNVDLNSVDYSEEIYPQINQSFRFPQLSSYFDVEKAWFIHNKTLEDLFSQARKRFQKNPINNIVTGVESSLCTGFLVVNNWNDVEKIASDGLIPGNDPDTWLGQQKLGLSVNQCADLTIAREQSRLSGKNSNQFLYLIMVRWIKSRAYIVSPEAENSKDRLEPQPGYACHVSTWSRMDLLDPSKLTLEQAFHLSQVYLYEFDEDLELRTKLEHVIPYAVLKCRWMLTSNVASKLDTISVASGSILIISPQPDISCLLSVSRTALLPTPQIPRIHKKSSRAQSHKPVMLNFDNKSKSKIAHSNVSGCKNRYRYKAPALLPSPTSLSNNNNSVLQSPPINTTMSPVGSVTTVGSDNNSDQLSSPVQRSKRQDSGVLNIYIANARKLQANCNLFQFSECIKSIDNNTVTDISSTCSGGVINYDNRNHNNTIVDELPSTVIGVSLLVWGYPKPEYSLAVEISTFRKGEITVFDGILQPCLHIQRLVTHTSLHYELAGLQPWTTKPFDLNGPPVLVSVPRDQEWCLPRLNPVKASSLHSDPSPFGGYRGNYFRLTLHDESGGRRTEMAQLCQALQNSAMAGVVFMPCDESSIMFLFPECQFSKSIGIPVVDNLDRNFLHAILLTPHSLHRYPYSEMCCCQSNNDVVTPTSNVSPFAVASALPMGTSTDKLFGQRKTTSICTSSMQLKLPLSSILTTLTDGGRNLLGSALISVLAHQSIVNDNNNNNNNNNNNTEITNTRVLSNDNDRKLQHNPHLDPRLHRRQIYPTDEPDLYALATALISSTYQRKTEKPLEEQSQLEEQQNKIQETATAINETYVESCDPKELIPAPSSPEVGSEYHSVSLMDAQIIPKEIPLDGQTSNPTTVVMNPIIASSPSNFDLCHNSPVMHQNTSVDMEIDNNDPCDQSSRLDKSDMEIDHPFDQPANTSPLTLKFHEPAPSPPKTTNWSCPSQLSILVSDYRRASSPNYRRSTPPPNDSHNSSTHRSTKSSVKRLHRSSAYADSKYNHKYNDYDHDTNRRSRSPSYHRSKSNSSFRGCHRSSPISKYSSNERPKSSYSDHHRRSSGHSRSRNARDRGRRTPRRRIYDEESPYRYSSRRHRRSPSYSDSDYYHSRHYRSYSNDSSVTGTDSNSVTSIKGRRDYHHSNIKKIRERHPSKSQQSERNSHQTAQYRKNNYVEVKSGHSKENIDQCQSYSSIDNENNSDKIIISNSSNNDNDNNKRTSLNSSDKKSQDSIDNTNQYKNLNINDDNNNNNNNNTPVVCNTSIDPITSTDLPSINFNKPVVDENEEGEVLDDDDDDGDDCDNGNEEMMQSKHHINISTCRKSENRQIVHSSRDREHLKIRNKGTTSHSASTPRKNSDKKEEEQEEDEDSSVDPSSFQRLQVGYILNHLAKHGNVETEPNIDADRQAIISIDSSQSVSRDDDEYKLIDETFNSTELSDYSIQESEVSLEDEDMRQSDHRSVKHYGNFYPSNVYRHMLRTRRIQRKKNDDSFSDRDDEIFNGHKEDTDYRRPPTNWSSERHHRRPSLLGTYVDSSTSSGSESQPRYSFYRPRGSNSNFPKTSRKRAYSPRSSSLLPDDDINRHNLPRFQDVSSNTFHQPSLEYRPEIAPHCRNKPRDQPLLGPPCVPIIPCVNPAISHTPNPGLLPMTIRYPPPQLTSTVPPTYIWSSMHPFYSQTVNIYNQPSKPWQ; encoded by the exons CACTTCTTCAAAATGTTGACTTAAATTCTGTGGATTATTCCGAAGAAATCTATCCTCAAATTAATCAAAGTTTTCGTTTTCCTCAACTTTCATCTTATTTTGATGTTGAAAAAGCTTggtttattcataataaaacaTTAGAAGATTTATTTTCTCAAGCTCGTAAAAGATTTCAAAAAAATCCTATCAACAATATTGTTACAGGCGTAGAATCAAGTTTATGTACTGGTTTTTTAGTAGTTAATAATTGGAATGATGTTGAGAAAATCGCTAGTGATGGTCTTATTCCTGGTAATGATCCAGATACTTGGCTTGGTCAACAAAAGTTAG GTCTATCAGTGAATCAGTGTGCAGATTTAACAATCGCTCGAGAGCAAAGTCGTTTGTCGGGTAAAAATAGTAATCAATTTCTTTACTTAATTATGGTTCGTTGGATCAAATCTCGAGCGTATATTGTATCGCCAGAAGCTGAGAATAGCAAAGATCGTTTAGAACCTCAACCCGGCTATGCTTGCCATGTTTCCACCTGGTCTCGTATGGACTTATTAGATCCAAGTAAATTAACTTTGGAACAAGCATTTCATTTATCTCAA GTGTATTTATACGAATTTGATGAAGATTTAGAATTACGCACAAAGCTAGAACATGTAATTCCCTACGCTGTTTTAAAATGTCGTTGGATGTTGACTTCCAATGTAGCTTCAAAACTCGATACAATCTCTGTAGCTAGTGGTtccattttgattatttcacCACAACCAGATATCTCATGTCTTTTGTCTGTATCACGTACAGCTCTACTGCCAACTCCTCAAATCCCTCGTATTCATAAGAAGTCTTCTCGTGCTCAATCACACAAACCTGTCATGTTGAATTTTGATAATAAATCAAAATCC AAAATTGCTCATTCTAATGTGTCAGGATGTAAAAATCGTTACAGATATAAAGCACCTGCACTTCTACCTAGTCCTACTTcactcagtaataataataatagtgtactTCAAAGCCCTCCTATAAATACTACTATGTCTCCTGTTGGTTCTGTTACCACTGTCGGATCAGATAATAATTCAGATCAATTATCATCTCCAGTACAAAGATCAAAGCGGCAAGATTCTGgtgttttaaatatttacattGCAAATGCACGAAAATTACAGGCAAATTGTAATTTGTTTCAATTTTCTGAATGCATTAAATCTATTGATAATAATACAGtgactgatataagtagtacttGTAGTGGTGGAGTAATAAATTATGATAATcgtaatcataataatacaattgTTGATGAATTACCTTCAACTGTTATTGGAGTTTCATTACTTGTATGGGGCTATCCAAAACCGGAATATTCATTGGCAGTGGAAATATCAACTTTTCGTAAAGGTGAAATAACTGTATTCGATGGCAT aCTTCAACCATGCCTACATATACAACGACTAGTTACTCATACATCTTTACACTATGAACTTGCTGGTTTACAACCTTGGACAACGAAACCGTTCGATTTGAATGGACCTCCAGTCTTAGTCTCTGTCCCACGTGATCAAGAATGGTGCCTTCCTCGTTTGAATCCTGTTAAAGCATCATCACTACACTCGGATCCAAGTCCATTTGGTGGTTATCGAGGTAATTATTTCCGTCTAACATTGCACGATGAATCTGGTGGACGTCGGACAGAAATGGCACAATTATGTCAAGCCTTACAGAATAGTGCAATG GCTGGTGTTGTCTTTATGCCTTGTGATGAATCTAGTATCATGTTTTTATTCCCTGAATGTCAATTTTCCAAGTCAATAG GCATACCTGTTGTTGATAATTTGGATAGGAATTTTCTACATGCAATATTACTTACACCTCATAGTTTACATCGATATCCATATAGTGAAATGTGTTGTTGTCAATCAAACAATGATGTTGTCACCCCTACTTCAAATGTATCACCATTTGCAGTGGCTTCTGCTTTACCGATGGGAACATCTACAGACAAATTGTTTGGACAACGGAAAACAA CATCCATATGTACCTCTTCTATGCAATTGAAACTTCCATTAAGTAGTATTCTCACAACATTAACCGATGGTGGTCGAAATCTTCTTGGTTCAGCTTTAATATCAGTATTAGCTCATCAAAGTAttgtgaatgataataataataataacaataataataataataatacagaaaTCACTAACACAAGAGTATTGTCAAATGATAATGATCGTAAATTACAACATAATCCACATTTAGATCCACGACTTCATCGTCGTCAAATTTATCCAACAGATGAACCGGATTTGTATGCTCTTGCCACTGCATTAATCTCATCAACATATCAGAGGAAAACTGAAAAGCCATTAGAGGAACAATCACAGTTAGAagaacaacaaaataaaattcaagAAACTGCTACTGCTATTAATGAAACTTATGTGGAAAGTTGTGATCCTAAAGAACTAATTCCTGCACCATCTAGTCCAGAAGTTGGATCTGAATATCATTCGGTTTCATTAATGGATGCACAGATTATACCAAAAGAGATTCCGCTTGATGGGCAGACTTCTAATCCGACTACAGTTGTAATGAATCCAATTATAGCGTCTAGTCCATCAAATTTCGATTTATGTCATAATTCACCAGTAATGCATCAGAATACATCTGTTGACATGgaaattgataataatgatcCATGTGATCAGTCATCTCGTTTAGATAAAAGTGATATGGAAATTGATCATCCCTTTGATCAACCTGCGAACACAAGTCCATTAACTCTAAAGTTTCATGAACCTGCTCCGAGTCCACCGAAAACTACAAACTGGAGTTGTCCGTCACAGCTATCAATATTAGTAAGTGATTATAGAAGAGCATCGTCACCTAACTACCGGCGATCTACACCACCACCCAATGATTCACATAATTCTTCTACACATCGGTCAACTAAATCTAGTGTTAAACGCCTTCATAGGTCGTCTGCATATGCAGACAGTAAAtataatcataaatataatgattatgatCATGATACGAATCGCCGATCTCGTAGTCCTAGTTATCATAGATCAAAATCGAATTCATCATTTCGTGGGTGCCATAGGTCGTCACCTATTTCAAAGTATAGTTCTAATGAAAGGCCTAAATCTAGTTATTCAGATCACCATCGTCGTTCATCTGGTCACTCTCGGTCAAGAAACGCTAGGGATAGGGGACGGCGCACACCTCGTCGCCGAATATATGATGAGGAGTCTCCGTACAGGTATTCTTCCCGTCGGCATCGAAGGAGTCCATCATATAGTGACTCAGATTATTACCATAGTCGTCATTATCGTTCATATTCTAATGATTCTTCAGTCACTGGGACAGATTCTAATTCAGTCACGTCTATCAAAGGTCGAAGAGATTATCATCACTCAAATATAAAAAAGATAAGAGAGCGACATCCATCTAAATCACAGCAATCAGAACGGAATTCGCACCAAACAGCTCAGTatagaaaaaataattatgtCGAAGTAAAGTCGGGACATTCCAAAGAAAATATTGATCAGTGTCAAAGCTACAGCAGTATTGACAATGAGAATAATAGTGAcaagattattattagtaatagtagtaataacgataatgataataataagcgAACAAGTTTGAATAGTAGTGATAAAAAAAGCCAGGATTCGATTGACAACACTAATCAATATAAGAATCTCAATattaatgatgataacaataataataacaataataatacaccTGTTGTTTGTAACACAAGCATCGATCCAATCACCTCAACGGATTTACCGTCAATAAATTTTAACAAACCTGTTGTTGATGAAAACGAAGAAGGTGAAGTACtagatgacgatgatgatgatggagaTGACTGTGACAATGGCAATGAAGAAATGATGCAAAGTAAACACCATATTAACATCAGTACTTGTCGTAAATCTGAAAATCGGCAAATAGTACACTCATCTCGAGATAGAGAACATCTTAAAATACGGAATAAAGGGACCACTAGTCATAGTGCAAGTACCCCACGTAAGAATAGTGATAAAAAAGAAGAAGAGCAGGAAGAAGACGAAGACTCATCAGTTGATCCAAGTTCATTTCAGCGCTTACAAGTTGGCTATATTTTGAATCACTTAGCTAAACACGGGAATGTAGAAACCGAACCTAATATTGATGCTGATCGGCAAGCAATCATCTCAATCGATAGTTCACAAAGTGTTTCTCGTGATGACGATGAGTATAAACTGATAGACGAGACATTCAACTCTACGGAATTGTCAGATTATTCTATTCAAGAGAGTGAAGTGTCTTTAGAGGATGAAGATATGCGACAGTCTGACCACCGATCCGTAAAACATTATGGTAATTTCTATCCATCTAATGTGTATCGTCATATGCTACGTACGCGTCGTatacaaagaaaaaagaacgatGATTCATTCTCGGATCGCGACGATGAAATTTTCAATGGTCACAAAGAGGACACTGATTATCGACGACCTCCAACAAACTGGTCTAGTGAGCGTCATCATCGTCGTCCTTCCCTACTAGGCACTTACGTAGATTCATCCACATCCAGTGGTTCTGAATCTCAGCCTCGATATTCATTTTATCGACCAAGAGGATCAAATTCTAATTTTCCTAAGACCAGTCGTAAAAGAGCATATTCTCCACGTTCTTCGTCATTGTTACCTGACGATGATATCAATAGACATAATCTACCACGTTTTCAAGATGTATCATCGAATACTTTTCATCAACCTTCTTTAGAGTATCGTCCTGAGATTGCTCCACATTGTCGTAATAAACCCAGAGATCAACCTTTACTTGGCCCACCTTGTGTACCTATTATCCCATGTGTAAATCCTGCCATCTCTCATACCCCTAATCCCGGTTTACTTCCCATGACTATTAGATATCCTCCTCCTCAACTTACTTCAACTGTTCCACCTACATATATATGGTCTTCAATGCATCCATTCTATTCTCAAACTGTGAATATTTACAATCAACCTTCAAAACCTTGGCAATGA
- a CDS encoding hypothetical protein (EggNog:ENOG41KOG0017~COG:C), translating into MDTILADVPGVATYLDDVLIVGSTVDELHTRTHLVLQRLQNNGFRLRPEKCQFFLRFVKYLEFIFDASGRHPDPQNTYAIQQMPAPTDVSSLRSFLGMISYYSAFLPSLHDVRYPLNRLLEKNATWNWSTQCESAFSKLKAMLSSNLLLTHYNPKLPIVVAADASIHGLGAVISHVFPDGSEKAVMHASRTLTPAEKRYGQIEKEALALIFAVRRFHKFIYGRRFTLLTDHKPLLSIFGSKKGIPAHSANRLQRWALALLGYDFDIQYRRSEDFGQADALSRLISNHSTTDEDTLIATVSTEEDSGATLLANAVRAMPVTAEDVRGATREDPIIQEAITYVQSRWPVKQLSGDMQQLANRRSALCIVNDCLMFGDHVVIPTTLRSKVLRQFHSGHPGINRMKSIARSYAYWPNMDKQIVDFVKRCSHCQKAAKNPPKLPPVPWPKSEKPWSRVHIDFTGPLDGTTYLILVDSYSKWPEILPIAPPSTTRTIKLLNRIFAQHGLPETIVTDNGSQFTSSQFREFCLQNSINHVRSPPYHPQSNGQAERFVDTFKRAMLKARGEGTTEDIIERFLVAYRTTPHDLLPNSKSPAEMLMGRKLRTVHGAMKPKQVAQQRFPTKLVQKCMREIIDMDVING; encoded by the coding sequence ATGGACACTATTCTGGCAGATGTTCCTGGTGTTGCTACATACCTTGACGATGTGCTCATTGTCGGCTCAACTGTTGATGAATTGCATACCAGAACCCACTTAGTTCTGCAACGCCTCCAGAATAATGGTTTTCGCCTTCGCCCAGAAAAATGCCAATTCTTCTTACGTTTCGTTAAGTACCTGGAGTTTATCTTTGATGCTTCCGGACGACACCCTGATCCTCAGAATACTTACGCAATCCAACAAATGCCTGCTCCCACTGATGTCTCCTCACTGCGATCATTTTTGGGGATGATTAGCTACTATTCAGCATTTCTTCCATCACTGCATGACGTACGATATCCATTAAATCGTCTGCTAGAAAAGAATGCTACTTGGAATTGGTCAACGCAATGTGAATCAGCTTTTTCAAAACTTAAAGCCATGCTAAGTTCCAATCTTCTGCTAACCCACTACAATCCGAAACTACCCATTGTGGTTGCTGCTGACGCTTCAATACATGGACTGGGTGCCGTAATCTCACATGTCTTTCCCGACGGGTCAGAGAAAGCGGTGATGCACGCTTCGAGAACACTAACACCTGCTGAGAAACGCTACGGCCAGATAGAGAAGGAAGCGTTAGCCCTAATTTTTGCTGTCCGGCGATTCCACAAATTCATTTATGGGCGCCGTTTCACCTTGCTCACAGACCACAAGCCGTTGTTATCAATCTTTGGATCAAAGAAAGGCATTCCTGCCCATTCGGCTAATCGTCTTCAACGTTGGGCGTTGGCGTTATTGGGGTACGACTTCGACATCCAGTATCGACGTTCCGAAGATTTTGGTCAAGCGGATGCACTGTCCAGACTTATCAGTAACCATTCTACCACTGATGAGGACACACTCATAGCCACAGTATCAACCGAAGAGGATTCCGGTGCTACACTATTGGCGAATGCCGTTCGAGCAATGCCTGTTACCGCTGAAGATGTTCGGGGAGCTACCAGAGAAGACCCGATTATCCAAGAAGCGATCACCTATGTTCAGAGCAGATGGCCAGTCAAGCAGCTGAGTGGTGATATGCAACAACTAGCGAATCGTCGCAGCGCTCTCTGTATTGTTAACGACTGTCTGATGTTCGGTGATCACGTAGTAATTCCAACAACCCTACGTTCCAAAGTACTACGCCAATTCCACTCTGGACACCCAGGGATAAACCGTATGAAATCCATCGCTCGAAGCTATGCATATTGGCCAAATATGGACAAGCAGATTGTCGACTTCGTCAAAAGATGTTCACATTGCCAAAAAGCTGCGAAAAATCCTCCTAAGTTGCCTCCAGTACCTTGGCCGAAGTCAGAAAAACCATGGTCGCGAGTGCATATTGACTTCACCGGACCCCTAGATGGTACCACATATCTGATACTGGTTGACTCATACTCCAAATGGCCGGAGATATTGCCGATTGCGCCACCCTCTACAACTCGAACCATCAAACTCCTTAATCGGATCTTCGCTCAGCATGGTCTTCCAGAAACAATAGTAACAGACAATGGTTCACAATTCACATCTAGCCAATTCCGAGAATTTTGCCTGCAAAATTCGATCAACCATGTTCGTTCTCCGCCATATCACCCGCAATCTAATGGACAAGCTGAAAGGTTCGTTGATACATTTAAACGAGCCATGCTTAAAGCACGAGGGGAGGGGACCACAGAAGATATCATAGAACGATTTCTAGTTGCGTACCGGACGACCCCGCATGACTTATTGCCAAACTCCAAATCCCCTGCTGAGATGCTTATGGGGCGAAAGCTACGGACAGTTCATGGTGCGATGAAACCCAAGCAAGTGGCCCAGCAAAGATTCCCTACGAAGTTGGTACAAAAGTGTATGCGCGAGATTATAGACATGGATGTGATAAATGGGTAG